TTCGCCTGCACGGCTCCAAGCTCAACATGAAGTCGGCGCAATACGGCTCGCCGGTCGAGTGGCATCAGGACTGGGCGTTCTATCCGCACACCAATGACGACATCCTCGCGATCGGTGTGCTGCTCGACGACTGCGACATCGAGAACGGCCCGATGCTGGTGACCCCCGGATCGCACACCGGCGCCACGATGTGGGACCACCACGGCGAGGACGGCTGCTTCGCTGGCCTGATCGATCCGGACCAGATCCAGGACGACATCAAGCGCGCGGTGCCCTGCATGGGCAAGGCCGGCAGCATGTCGTTCCACCACGTGCGCGCGCTGCACGGCTCGGCGACCAACACGTCGAACCGGCCGCGCAACCTCTTGCTCTATGAAGTCGCCGCGAGCGACGCCTGGCCGCTGATGGGTGTGAAGGATTTTGACGAGTTCAACAGCCGCCTGCTGGCGGGCCCACCGGTGGTTGCCCCGCGGTTGACCGACGTGCCGGTGCGCATGCCGCTGCCGCCGGCCAAGCGACAAGGATCGATCTACGAGACCCAGTCGGCGTCGAAGAAATCCTACTTCACGCGCGCGGCCTGAGAACTGACGACAATGCCCGCGGCGAGCCGCGGGCATTGCTGCTTTCAATACATAAAAACAGATAACGGGGAAACGAATGACCGAGATGGCAAGAGATGGCGCGCGCACATCGCGCCTGCGTGTGATCCTGGCCGCAAGCATCGGCTCCGCGCTCGAATGGTACGATTTCTTCCTCTATGGCACCGCCGCCGCGCTGGTGTTCGGCGAGCTGTTCTTTCCGAAGAGCGATCCGGTGGTCGGCACGCTGCTGTCGTTCCTGACCTTCGGCGTCGGCTTCGTGGTGCGGCCGTTCGGCGGCCTGTTGTTCGGCATCCTCGGCGATCGCTATGGCCGCAAGCCGGTGCTGGTCGCAAC
This Bradyrhizobium sp. CCBAU 53421 DNA region includes the following protein-coding sequences:
- a CDS encoding phytanoyl-CoA dioxygenase family protein, with the protein product MISDEQAQAYKRDGVIVVPEVLNQETLGEVRTVLAELVAGAASVSEHTDVYDLEPGHTPETPRVRRIKAPHKVHPIFDKIVRSPAVISILTKLIGPGLRLHGSKLNMKSAQYGSPVEWHQDWAFYPHTNDDILAIGVLLDDCDIENGPMLVTPGSHTGATMWDHHGEDGCFAGLIDPDQIQDDIKRAVPCMGKAGSMSFHHVRALHGSATNTSNRPRNLLLYEVAASDAWPLMGVKDFDEFNSRLLAGPPVVAPRLTDVPVRMPLPPAKRQGSIYETQSASKKSYFTRAA